In a genomic window of Phaenicophaeus curvirostris isolate KB17595 unplaced genomic scaffold, BPBGC_Pcur_1.0 scaffold_111, whole genome shotgun sequence:
- the LOC138734568 gene encoding cap-specific mRNA (nucleoside-2'-O-)-methyltransferase 2-like, with protein sequence MNKCKQPYTDQTANLEKFSPDILSEIEKLFAKKFTYTKPVNNEWQLPDPGDAFRYDHKEFSSLLALKDSMNEVKNQLSDKNLDAWHQHTSFTNKAGKIIPHVKKAVNAELCTQAWCKFHEILCSFPLLPEQALQAGELSSVHLCEAPGAFIASLNHYLKSHHVPCNWHWVANTLNPYHEANDTLMMIADDRLIANTLPCWYFGPDNTGDVMTLKHLTGLQDFVGNKATIHLVTADGSLDCQGNPGEQEALVSPLQYCETVTALMILGTGGSFVLKMFTLFEHSSANLLFLLNCSFEEIHVFKPATSKAGNSEAYVICLRYMGGESIHLLLSRMMQNFGTEMVNKALFPQHTLPESFLKIHEECCMFFHECQVETISENIRLFEHMEEAEQKKLNKLRDCAVEFFMERFRMKPIARSNWLVKKSQTGCSTNVKWFRQRNKYFSTYNERKLLETLTWNDKLAKGYFNHWAEEHSLNNAGNTCILEQSSSDLECSLWYILEGKRLPVVKCSPFCDGQVLENLNEAMKELAGGSLKSRQMLQTCHSCEVLPGEMILAEVADLSRCHQEVLNERCSDQFRCLVVDFPSLCDTGSQPSMEIKLLESATLLTFSFSLLYDGEPQYQQQLLECVLHSLNQLTVGDALILPILSCFTRFTAGLVFILHCCFRCITFACPTSHEPLRTGATLLCVGFQGLPNPIAEYLWHLNKRMCSLLDMDLPQQVLQFVPMEVLLQGKLLAFLWDLNTTIAKRQLHLIVQAKQQQLTSSIAL encoded by the coding sequence ATGAACAAATGTAAGCAGCCTTACACCGATCAGACTGCAAACCTTGAAAAGTTCAGCCCTGACATTCTTTCTGAAATTGAAAAGCTCTTTGCAAAGAAATTTACTTACACTAAGCCAGTGAATAATGAATGGCAGCTACCAGATCCTGGAGACGCCTTCAGATATGACCACAAGGAAttcagctccctcctggctctgAAAGACTCGATGAATGAAGTGAAGAATCAACTGAGTGATAAGAACCTGGACGCATGGCATCAGCACACCTCATTTACCAATAAAGCAGGGAAAATAATTCCTCATGTGAAGAAAGCTGTGAACGCAGAGCTGTGTACCCAGGCATGGTGCAAGTTTCATGAGATCCTCTGCagtttccctcttctccctgaACAAGCTCTTCAAGCTGGAGAACTGAGTTCTGTCCACCTCTGTGAAGCTCCTGGAGCTTTTATAGCCAGCCTCAATCACTACCTGAAATCCCACCATGTCCCTTGCAACTGGCACTGGGTGGCCAATACCCTAAACCCATACCACGAGGCAAATGACACTCTGATGATGATCGCTGATGACCGTCTCATAGCAAACACTCTACCTTGTTGGTACTTTGGCCCAGATAATACTGGTGATGTGATGACATTGAAGCATCTGACAGGACTTCAGGACTTTGTAGGTAACAAGGCAACAATTCACTTGGTAACCGCTGATGGCAGTTTGGATTGCCAGGGAAATCCAGGTGAACAGGAGGCACTCGTCTCCCCTCTCCAGTACTGTGAAACAGTCACTGCGTTAATGATCCTGGGCACAGGAGGGTCCTTTGTTCTGAAGATGTTCACGCTGTTTGAACACAGTTCTGCCAATCTGCTCTTTCTACTCAACTGCTCCTTTGAGGAGATCCATGTCTTTAAGCCAGCCACTAGCAAAGCTGGAAACTCAGAAGCCTACGTGATTTGTCTTCGTTACATGGGTGGAGAAAGCATTCATCTGCTGCTTTCTAGGATGATGCAGAACTTTGGAACAGAAATGGTCAACAAGGCGCTTTTTCCCCAGCATACACTACCAGaatcttttcttaaaatacatgAGGAGTGTTGCATGTTCTTCCACGAGTGCCAGGTAGAGACTATCTCTGAGAACATCCGTCTCTTTGAGCACATGgaagaagcagagcagaaaaaactGAACAAGTTAAGAGACTGTGCAGTAGAGTTCTTCATGGAGAGATTTCGTATGAAACCCATTGCCAGAAGTAACTGGCTTGTCAAGAAGTCTCAGACTGGTTGCAGCACGAATGTGAAATGGTTTaggcaaagaaacaaatattttagtaCGTACAATGAAAGGAAGCTGCTGGAAACCCTAACATGGAATGATAAATTGGCAAAGGGCTATTTTAATCACTGGGCAGAGGAGCATAGTTTAAATAATGCTGGTAATACATGCATCCTGGAACAATCGTCTTCTGACCTTGAGTGTAGTTTGTGGTAcattctggaaggaaaaagactACCAGTGGTAAAATGTTCTCCATTTTGTGATGGTCAAGTCTTGGAAAATCTTAATGAAGCTATGAAGGAATTAGCTGGGGGGAGCCTGAAAAGCAGGCAAATGCTGCAGACTTGTCACTCTTGTGAAGTTCTTCCTGGGGAAATGATATTGGCAGAAGTGGCTGACCTTTCCAGGTGTCATCAGGAAGTCTTAAATGAAAGATGTAGTGACCAGTTCAGGTGCCTTGTGGTGGACTTCCCATCCCTCTGTGATACTGGAAGCCAACCCAGTATGGAAATAAAGCTCCTGGAGTCAGCCACCCTGTTGACCTTCagtttctctttgctttatGATGGAGAACCGCAGtaccagcagcagcttttggaGTGTGTTCTGCATTCGCTGAATCAGCTTACAGTGGGAGATGCACTGATATTGCCTATTCTCTCTTGTTTTACACGCTTCACAGCTGGCCTGGTCTTTATCCTGCACTGCTGTTTCCGGTGCATCACGTTTGCTTGTCCAACTTCCCATGAGCCTCTAAGGACTGGTGCCACTTTGCTATGTGTCGGTTTCCAAGGCCTTCCAAATCCTATTGCTGAATACCTGTGGCATCTGAATAAGCGAATGTGCTCCTTACTAGACATGGATTTGCCCCAGCAGGTTTTGCAGTTTGTGCCTATGGAAGTTCTCCTCCAGGGCAAACTGTTAGCATTCCTATGGGATTTGAACACAACCATTGCAAAGAGACAGCTCCATTTGATTGTGCAAGCTAAGCAGCAGCAACTGACAAGCAGTATTGCTCTTTAG